Proteins encoded within one genomic window of Bradyrhizobium sp. CB1717:
- a CDS encoding 50S ribosomal protein L11 methyltransferase: MQPSPTHRASFSIGTEAAARRVVDVLTEMFFEGDAAVAAFERPDGQWDVTLHFAEAPDQAWLRELIATSAGNEIADTLVFDTVEAKDWVKASLEDLVPVPAGRFVVHGSHDRDRVAPNKLKIEIEAALAFGTGHHGTTRGCLLLLDHVLKSSLPRNVLDLGTGTGVLGIAAAKALHRAVLASDIDPPSVRVAAENATLNETGHHVRVIRATGFAAPDFARAGPFDLVLANILANPLRQLASPMARHLAPGARVILSGLLTHQAPAVIAAYRARGLVPLRHLRIEGWSSLLLRKVG; encoded by the coding sequence ATGCAGCCTTCCCCCACCCACCGCGCCAGCTTCTCGATCGGCACCGAGGCCGCCGCAAGGCGCGTCGTCGATGTGCTCACCGAGATGTTTTTCGAGGGCGACGCAGCGGTCGCCGCGTTCGAACGGCCGGACGGCCAATGGGACGTCACGCTGCATTTCGCCGAGGCGCCGGACCAGGCCTGGCTGCGCGAACTCATTGCAACTTCAGCAGGAAATGAGATTGCCGACACGCTTGTCTTCGACACCGTCGAGGCCAAGGACTGGGTCAAGGCGAGCCTGGAGGATCTGGTCCCGGTGCCGGCCGGGCGCTTCGTCGTGCACGGCAGCCATGACCGCGACCGCGTTGCGCCGAACAAGCTCAAGATTGAGATCGAGGCGGCGCTCGCCTTCGGCACGGGCCATCACGGCACCACGCGCGGCTGTTTACTCCTGCTTGACCATGTCCTGAAGAGTTCCCTCCCGCGCAATGTGCTCGACCTCGGCACCGGAACCGGCGTGCTGGGCATCGCGGCGGCCAAGGCGCTGCATCGCGCGGTGCTGGCCTCCGACATCGACCCGCCCTCGGTCCGGGTGGCGGCGGAGAACGCGACGCTGAATGAAACCGGTCATCATGTGCGGGTGATCCGCGCCACCGGCTTCGCTGCGCCGGATTTTGCCCGGGCCGGGCCGTTCGACCTGGTGCTGGCCAACATCCTCGCCAACCCGCTGCGGCAGCTGGCGAGCCCGATGGCGCGGCACCTCGCGCCCGGCGCGCGTGTCATCCTCTCCGGCCTGTTGACGCATCAGGCCCCCGCCGTGATCGCCGCCTATCGCGCGCGCGGCCTCGTGCCGCTTCGGCACCTGCGGATCGAGGGGTGGAGCAGTTTGTTGTTGCGGAAGGTGGGGTGA
- a CDS encoding NAD(P)/FAD-dependent oxidoreductase, whose amino-acid sequence MTETDVVIIGAGHNGLTCAAYLAGAGLRVRVVERRKVVGGAAVTEEFHPGFRNSVAAYTVSLLNPQVIGDLKLAEHGLRVVERRAQNFLPAPDGSYLLTGEGRTKASVARLNARDAEALDGFSRELEDIADVLRQFVLRAPPNLLDGFGTNAIREAVNALQSANILRGLTLEQSRSLLDLFTRSAGEMLDERFEHDLVKALFGFDAIVGNYASPYAAGSAYVMLHHAFGEVNGKKGVWGHAIGGMGAITLAMARAARDRGVAIDTDAGVREVIVERGRAIGVVLENGETIRAKYVAANVNPKLLYTQLIAADALPQDFLARIRHWKNGSGTFRMNVALDRLPSFTALPGEGDHLTSGIILAPSLPYMDRAYLDARAQGWSRQPVVEMLIPSTLDDTLAPAGKHVASLFCQHVAPELPDGKSWDDHRDEVADLMIATVDAYAPGFAASVLGRQILSPLDLERQFGLLGGDIFHGALTLNQLFSARPMLGHADYRGPLKGLYHCGSGAHPGGGVTGAPGHNAARVILRDHRALFGSRG is encoded by the coding sequence ATGACCGAAACCGACGTTGTCATCATCGGCGCTGGCCATAACGGCCTCACCTGCGCGGCCTATCTCGCGGGGGCGGGCCTGCGCGTGCGCGTGGTCGAACGGCGCAAGGTGGTCGGCGGCGCCGCGGTCACGGAGGAGTTTCACCCCGGTTTTCGCAATTCGGTCGCGGCCTACACCGTGAGCCTGCTCAATCCGCAGGTGATCGGTGACCTCAAGCTCGCCGAGCACGGCCTGCGCGTGGTCGAACGGCGCGCGCAGAATTTCCTGCCCGCGCCCGACGGCAGCTATCTCCTCACCGGCGAGGGGCGGACCAAAGCGTCGGTCGCGCGGCTCAACGCGCGCGATGCGGAGGCGCTCGACGGCTTCTCGCGCGAGCTGGAAGACATCGCCGACGTGCTCCGGCAATTCGTGCTGCGCGCGCCGCCGAACCTGCTCGACGGCTTTGGCACGAACGCGATCCGCGAGGCCGTGAACGCATTGCAGAGCGCCAACATCCTGCGCGGCCTGACGCTGGAGCAAAGCCGCAGCCTGCTCGATCTGTTCACGCGCTCGGCCGGCGAGATGCTGGACGAACGGTTCGAGCACGATCTGGTCAAGGCGCTGTTCGGCTTCGACGCCATCGTCGGCAATTACGCCAGTCCCTACGCCGCCGGCTCGGCCTATGTGATGCTGCATCACGCCTTCGGCGAGGTGAACGGCAAGAAGGGCGTCTGGGGCCACGCCATTGGCGGCATGGGCGCGATCACGCTAGCCATGGCGCGCGCCGCCAGGGATCGCGGCGTCGCGATCGACACCGATGCGGGCGTGCGCGAGGTGATCGTCGAGCGCGGCCGCGCCATCGGCGTCGTGCTGGAGAACGGCGAGACCATCCGTGCGAAATATGTCGCGGCCAACGTCAATCCAAAGCTGCTCTATACGCAACTGATCGCGGCCGATGCGCTGCCGCAGGACTTCCTCGCCCGCATCCGGCACTGGAAGAACGGCTCTGGCACCTTCCGCATGAACGTGGCGCTGGACCGCCTGCCCTCCTTCACGGCGCTGCCTGGCGAGGGGGATCACCTCACCTCCGGCATCATCCTCGCGCCAAGCCTTCCCTACATGGACCGCGCCTATCTCGATGCGCGTGCGCAGGGCTGGAGCCGACAGCCTGTTGTCGAGATGCTGATCCCCTCGACGCTCGACGACACGCTCGCGCCGGCGGGCAAGCATGTCGCGAGCCTGTTCTGCCAGCACGTCGCGCCGGAGCTTCCCGACGGAAAATCGTGGGACGACCATCGTGACGAGGTCGCCGATCTCATGATCGCGACGGTGGATGCTTACGCGCCGGGCTTTGCGGCGAGCGTGCTCGGCCGCCAGATCCTCTCCCCGCTCGATCTCGAGCGGCAGTTCGGCCTCCTCGGCGGCGACATCTTCCACGGCGCGCTGACGCTGAACCAGCTGTTTTCGGCGCGGCCGATGCTGGGCCATGCCGATTATCGCGGGCCCCTGAAGGGACTCTATCACTGCGGCTCCGGCGCCCACCCTGGCGGCGGCGTCACCGGCGCCCCCGGCCACAACGCCGCGCGCGTGATCCTGCGGGACCACCGCGCGCTGTTCGGAAGCCGTGGATAG
- a CDS encoding fused MFS/spermidine synthase translates to MDSIVQPAATEQASSSRNRLLLTVYTAAIFVSALLLFSVQPLFTKMVLPRLGGSPAVWSVAMVFFQSLLLAGYAYAHLLMQARNRIVPVAVHLVLLIAAFATLPLGIASAYGEPPASGYAFWLLGLFVVSIGLPFFALAANNPLLQAWFVRTGHPAGHDPYFLYASSNIGSFLALLSYPFLLEPMFTLHTQNRFWTAGYGLLILLIGACGVLLLRSPKLAVADARSEDVNAPAPSLVTRLRWIFLAAVPSGLLIAVTAHISTDVAAAPLLWVLPLSLYLLTWVVVFQSRPLLPHKWMLMLQPVAIAGVVVLLAFGGEQNLLLTLGGHQLCFFVIAMACHGELARTRPAAKYLTGFYVALSFGGMVGGLFAGLVAPFTFSWIAEYPILIALAALCRPSANERLAGIVKWYWLALAALAVALIAPSTTTGNLSTWFEDHRVWVAGSVGVLAALLTLALNAGRWKIFATIALALALIRIYPADEGRVTTVRSFFGVHKIVETPGGYFHVLMHGTTIHGAERFRNNDGTPVTGRPEPITYYHKDGGIGQAVTAIRERKGGPLKVAAIGVGSGTLACAAERGEDWKFFEIDQSMVDAARDPKNFRYISSCLPDLKPVIGDARLTFAKEPDGAYDLIIVDAYSSDAIPIHLATEEAMKIYKDKLAPHGAVVMHVSNRHLDLETVVVGIADANDLKSWVFNEDSGRDSDYIFSTDVVISAREEEDVGKLAASKSWEQTEADDRVRVWTDDYSNILGALYRRLRDGE, encoded by the coding sequence ATGGATTCGATCGTGCAACCCGCCGCCACGGAGCAGGCTTCGTCGTCGCGCAACCGGCTGCTGCTGACGGTCTACACCGCTGCGATCTTCGTCAGCGCGCTGCTGCTGTTCTCGGTGCAGCCGCTGTTCACGAAGATGGTGCTGCCGCGGCTCGGCGGCTCGCCGGCGGTGTGGTCGGTGGCCATGGTGTTCTTCCAGTCGCTGTTGCTGGCCGGCTATGCCTATGCGCATCTCTTGATGCAGGCGAGGAACCGGATCGTTCCGGTCGCGGTGCATCTGGTGCTGTTGATCGCGGCCTTCGCCACGCTCCCGCTCGGCATTGCGTCGGCCTACGGCGAGCCGCCGGCCTCGGGCTACGCGTTCTGGCTGCTCGGCCTGTTCGTGGTCTCGATCGGGCTGCCGTTCTTCGCGCTGGCCGCCAACAACCCGCTGCTGCAGGCCTGGTTCGTCCGCACCGGCCACCCCGCCGGGCACGATCCCTATTTCCTCTATGCCTCCTCCAATATCGGCAGCTTCCTCGCACTGTTGTCCTATCCGTTCCTGCTGGAGCCGATGTTCACGCTGCATACGCAGAACCGGTTCTGGACCGCCGGCTATGGTCTGCTGATTCTCCTGATCGGCGCCTGCGGCGTGCTGTTGTTGCGCTCGCCGAAGCTGGCGGTGGCCGATGCGCGAAGCGAGGACGTCAATGCGCCGGCACCAAGCCTCGTGACGCGGCTGCGCTGGATCTTCCTCGCCGCGGTGCCGTCGGGCCTGCTCATCGCCGTCACCGCGCACATCTCGACCGACGTCGCGGCGGCGCCGCTGCTCTGGGTGCTGCCGCTGTCGCTGTACCTGCTCACCTGGGTGGTCGTGTTCCAGTCGCGGCCGCTGCTGCCGCACAAATGGATGCTGATGCTCCAGCCGGTCGCAATCGCCGGCGTCGTTGTCCTTTTGGCGTTCGGCGGCGAGCAGAACCTGCTGCTGACGCTCGGCGGTCATCAATTGTGCTTCTTCGTCATCGCCATGGCCTGTCACGGCGAGCTGGCCCGGACCCGCCCGGCCGCCAAATATCTCACCGGCTTCTATGTCGCGCTGTCGTTCGGCGGCATGGTCGGCGGCCTCTTTGCGGGCCTCGTTGCTCCATTCACCTTCTCGTGGATCGCCGAATATCCGATCCTGATCGCGCTCGCCGCGTTGTGCCGACCGTCCGCGAACGAGCGTCTTGCGGGGATCGTCAAATGGTACTGGCTGGCGCTCGCCGCCCTCGCGGTGGCACTGATCGCGCCGTCCACGACCACCGGAAATCTCTCGACCTGGTTCGAGGATCACCGCGTCTGGGTCGCCGGCTCGGTCGGCGTGCTCGCCGCGCTGCTGACACTGGCGCTCAATGCCGGTCGCTGGAAGATTTTTGCTACCATCGCGCTGGCGCTGGCGTTGATCCGGATCTATCCGGCGGACGAGGGCCGCGTCACCACGGTGCGCAGCTTCTTCGGCGTGCACAAGATCGTGGAGACGCCCGGCGGCTATTTCCACGTGCTGATGCACGGCACCACGATTCACGGCGCCGAGCGCTTCCGCAACAATGACGGCACGCCGGTCACCGGCCGGCCCGAGCCGATCACCTATTATCACAAGGACGGCGGCATCGGTCAGGCCGTCACCGCGATCCGCGAGCGCAAGGGCGGCCCGCTCAAGGTCGCCGCGATCGGCGTCGGATCGGGCACGCTCGCTTGCGCCGCCGAGCGAGGGGAGGACTGGAAATTCTTCGAGATCGACCAGTCCATGGTGGATGCTGCGCGTGATCCCAAAAATTTCCGCTACATCTCGAGCTGCCTGCCGGATCTGAAGCCTGTCATCGGCGACGCGCGCCTCACCTTTGCCAAGGAGCCCGACGGCGCCTACGATCTCATCATCGTCGATGCCTATTCGTCCGATGCGATCCCGATCCATCTCGCCACCGAAGAGGCGATGAAGATCTACAAGGACAAGCTTGCTCCCCACGGCGCGGTGGTGATGCACGTCTCCAACCGCCATCTCGATCTCGAGACCGTCGTGGTCGGCATCGCCGACGCCAACGATCTCAAGAGCTGGGTCTTCAACGAGGATTCGGGCCGCGATTCCGACTACATCTTCTCGACCGACGTCGTCATCTCCGCGCGCGAGGAGGAAGACGTCGGCAAGCTCGCCGCCTCCAAATCGTGGGAGCAGACCGAAGCCGACGACAGGGTGCGGGTCTGGACCGACGACTACTCGAATATCCTGGGCGCGCTGTACCGGCGGTTGAGGGACGGGGAGTAG
- a CDS encoding Flp family type IVb pilin, which yields MKRMVLKFWSDESGATAIEYGLIAAGIALAIITVVNSLGSTMNDKFGSISTSLK from the coding sequence TTGAAGCGCATGGTTTTGAAGTTCTGGTCCGACGAATCCGGTGCGACCGCAATCGAATACGGCCTGATCGCGGCCGGTATTGCCCTGGCGATCATCACCGTGGTGAACAGCCTGGGCAGCACGATGAACGACAAGTTCGGTTCGATTAGCACCTCCTTGAAGTAA